One Streptomyces sp. V4I8 genomic window carries:
- a CDS encoding glycosyltransferase, which translates to MPIKVSVVVPVFNPGVYVEDCIESLLRQSLPPDEYEVIFVDDGSTDDTPARLDALAAVDPRVTVVHQENSGWSGKPRNVGIASARGEYVMFVDNDDYLGDEALERMYDYGVANGADVVVGKMAGKGRGVPVELFRRNHPRATVADAPLIDSLTPHKMFRRAFLDDTGLRFPEGRRRLEDHVFVTEAYLRASNVSVLSDYVCYYHVRRDDASNAGFQRFDPGGYFKNLREALDVVERHTEPGGLRDRLFRRWLRVEMVERLRGRRLLALPADYRRELFEEIHRVVVERFGPGVAAGLQPTQQVVAALIAADRYDDVEAFAEWEAGVALTAVPERVVWEDGTLRVAFSAEYTSAGEPMTFAAGTDRAALDGPPEDLAAAVAWVDADTVRRFGQATADLLVRERASAAQYFQPVRFTREEVPAGDDGQVRLVLRATATVDPAALPRAGLWDAFVRVKLGGWTKECRLGPAPRPNRPTPSAAVTGGHVVLPYWTAPHANLALDVDRATHRLGLHALTPDDVMASGGRLRALLPLHVPAEGTAVSLRLTSSGTTRDLPATLSPHGSGALLEAVLPLGVLRGATWRTALGVPGPRFLTLPFALRTGAGGVRVLPTPRPSALRRLVRRARRGLGTALGRTAARLRARARRR; encoded by the coding sequence ATGCCGATCAAGGTCAGCGTGGTCGTCCCCGTGTTCAACCCCGGGGTTTACGTCGAGGACTGCATCGAGTCACTGCTCAGGCAGTCCCTTCCGCCGGACGAGTACGAAGTGATCTTCGTCGACGACGGTTCCACCGACGACACTCCCGCCCGACTCGACGCGCTCGCCGCCGTCGACCCCCGGGTGACGGTGGTCCACCAGGAGAACTCCGGCTGGTCGGGCAAGCCCCGCAACGTCGGCATCGCCTCCGCCCGGGGCGAGTACGTGATGTTCGTGGACAACGACGACTATCTCGGCGACGAGGCCCTTGAGCGGATGTACGACTACGGCGTGGCCAACGGCGCCGATGTCGTGGTCGGCAAGATGGCCGGCAAGGGCCGCGGGGTGCCGGTGGAGCTGTTCCGCCGCAACCACCCCCGCGCGACCGTCGCCGACGCGCCCCTGATCGACAGCCTCACCCCGCACAAGATGTTCCGCCGCGCCTTCCTCGACGACACCGGTCTGCGTTTCCCCGAGGGCAGACGGCGACTGGAGGACCACGTCTTCGTCACGGAGGCGTATCTGCGCGCGAGCAACGTCTCGGTGCTCAGCGACTACGTCTGCTACTACCACGTCCGCCGGGACGACGCCTCGAACGCCGGATTCCAGCGCTTCGACCCGGGCGGGTACTTCAAGAACCTCCGCGAGGCCCTGGACGTCGTCGAGCGGCACACCGAGCCGGGCGGCCTGCGGGACCGGCTCTTCAGGCGCTGGCTGCGCGTGGAGATGGTCGAGCGCCTGCGCGGGCGGCGCCTCCTCGCCCTGCCTGCGGACTATCGGCGGGAGCTGTTCGAGGAGATCCACCGGGTCGTCGTCGAGCGCTTCGGGCCCGGTGTCGCGGCCGGGCTGCAGCCGACGCAGCAGGTCGTCGCCGCGCTGATCGCCGCCGACCGCTACGACGACGTCGAGGCCTTCGCCGAGTGGGAGGCCGGTGTCGCCCTCACGGCCGTCCCCGAACGCGTGGTGTGGGAGGACGGCACGCTGCGGGTCGCTTTCTCGGCCGAGTACACGTCCGCCGGTGAGCCGATGACCTTCGCCGCCGGCACGGACCGTGCGGCGCTCGACGGCCCGCCCGAGGACCTGGCCGCGGCCGTCGCCTGGGTGGACGCCGACACCGTGCGCCGGTTCGGCCAGGCCACCGCGGACCTGCTGGTGCGGGAGCGCGCCAGCGCCGCCCAGTACTTCCAGCCGGTGCGGTTCACGCGGGAGGAGGTGCCGGCCGGGGACGACGGCCAAGTCCGGCTGGTGCTGCGCGCGACGGCCACCGTCGACCCCGCCGCCCTCCCCCGGGCCGGCCTGTGGGACGCCTTCGTCCGCGTCAAACTGGGCGGCTGGACCAAGGAGTGCCGCCTCGGCCCCGCCCCACGACCGAACCGCCCCACCCCGTCCGCCGCTGTGACCGGCGGCCACGTGGTCCTCCCCTACTGGACCGCACCGCACGCGAACCTCGCCCTGGACGTCGACCGCGCGACCCACCGCCTCGGCCTGCACGCCCTCACACCGGACGACGTCATGGCCTCGGGCGGCCGACTGCGCGCACTTCTCCCCCTCCACGTCCCCGCCGAGGGCACCGCCGTGTCACTCCGTCTCACCTCGTCCGGCACCACCCGTGACCTGCCGGCCACCCTGTCCCCGCACGGGTCCGGGGCGCTGCTGGAGGCCGTGCTGCCCCTCGGCGTGCTGCGGGGAGCGACCTGGCGGACGGCGCTCGGCGTGCCGGGGCCGCGCTTCCTCACCCTCCCGTTCGCCCTGCGCACGGGGGCCGGTGGAGTGCGCGTACTGCCAACTCCCCGCCCCAGTGCGCTACGACGGCTCGTCCGCCGGGCGCGGCGCGGGCTCGGCACGGCCCTGGGGCGGACGGCGGCCCGGCTGCGGGCCCGGGCCCGGAGGAGGTGA
- a CDS encoding metallophosphoesterase — protein MRLLLMSDTHLPKRAKALPEVLLAELPRADVVFHAGDWVDAATLDLLESRSARLVGVHGNNDGPDLRARLPEVAYVDLGGLRFGVVHETGPAQGREARCAARFPDLDVLVFGHSHIPWDTVAPTGLRLLNPGSPTDRRRQPHCTYMTATVTEGRLTDVELHRLPPR, from the coding sequence GTGCGACTGCTGCTGATGTCCGACACCCACCTGCCCAAGCGCGCCAAGGCGCTGCCCGAGGTGCTGCTCGCCGAACTCCCGCGCGCCGACGTGGTGTTCCACGCCGGGGACTGGGTCGACGCGGCCACGCTCGACCTGCTGGAGAGCCGCAGCGCCCGGCTGGTCGGGGTCCACGGCAACAACGACGGACCGGACCTGCGCGCCCGGCTCCCCGAGGTGGCGTACGTCGACCTCGGCGGCCTGCGCTTCGGCGTGGTCCACGAGACCGGGCCCGCCCAGGGCCGTGAGGCGCGCTGCGCGGCCCGTTTCCCCGACCTCGACGTGCTGGTATTCGGCCACAGCCACATCCCCTGGGACACCGTCGCCCCCACCGGCCTGCGCCTGCTCAACCCCGGCTCCCCGACCGACCGCCGCCGTCAGCCCCACTGCACCTACATGACCGCGACCGTGACCGAGGGCCGCCTCACGGACGTGGAACTGCACCGGCTGCCCCCGCGCTGA